The Lineus longissimus chromosome 2, tnLinLong1.2, whole genome shotgun sequence genome window below encodes:
- the LOC135483533 gene encoding FMRFamide receptor-like, translated as MTSPLPYLDRLTITMDEKPSMDDLPSSIANEVFNSSTCIYPKLIEMDAILWISYITKVYVMPVLAVFGFVGNCLSFVVLSKEMRPTSTTVFLKALAVADNAVLIIYLLYFSFSSVYVFTGRLLPYFKLFEKTKSFSWALLWFTKVISVYVVVCVTVERFIAVCRPHRARTWCKVRNAKIVVGCICLSSFVYNMPKCLLFKTLMMYDPCLKESVPVAVSTALGNNQYFNTLYKVILYILLVFIIPLTTILVLNYQLIKAIKRGNRSNNRHKKRQASYDAITKRVVAVCCVFTILELPAVVMNVLELCAFVEGLVNGQRLLQMVSKTATGLLHLSYMFSTLNSCVNFYIYFLTGNGFRRTLKWMVFGQSNRVDIGADMSSTVRLSETTL; from the coding sequence ATGACGTCTcctcttccttatcttgatcGTCTTACCATCACCATGGATGAAAAACCATCCATGGATGACTTACCGTCTTCTATTGCCAACGAGGTGTTCAACAGTTCGACCTGTATTTATCCGAAACTCATAGAAATGGATGCGATATTATGGATATCCTACATCACGAAAGTTTACGTGATGCCCGTACTAGCAGTGTTCGGATTCGTAGGAAACTGTCTTTCGTTTGTCGTTTTAAGTAAAGAAATGAGACCAACTTCCACCACAGTTTTTCTGAAGGCCTTAGCAGTTGCGGATAACGCCGTCCTTATCATTTACTTGTTATACTTCTCATTCAGCAGTGTGTATGTCTTTACTGGAAGACTCCTCCCGTATTTCAAACTTTTCGAAAAGACGAAAAGTTTTTCGTGGGCTTTGCTGTGGTTTACCAAAGTTATTTCAGTGTACGTGGTGGTGTGTGTAACTGTTGAACGATTCATCGCAGTCTGTCGTCCTCATAGAGCCAGGACGTGGTGCAAAGTCAGAAACGCAAAGATTGTTGTTGGATGTATCTGCTTAAGTTCGTTTGTTTACAACATGCCGAAATGTTTGTTATTTAAAACGCTGATGATGTATGATCCATGCTTGAAAGAGTCGGTGCCAGTCGCAGTTTCCACCGCATTAGGAAATAACCAATATTTCAATACTTTGTACAAAGTTATTCTTTACATTCTTCTGGTGTTCATCATTCCACTGACAACTATCCTTGTTCTAAATTACCAATTGATCAAAGCGATTAAAAGAGGAAATCGTAGCAACAATCGTCACAAAAAGCGACAGGCAAGTTACGATGCCATTACAAAGAGAGTCGTGGCAGTTTGCTGTGTCTTCACCATCCTGGAACTCCCTGCTGTAGTAATGAATGTTTTGGAACTCTGTGCCTTCGTCGAGGGACTAGTAAATGGACAAAGGTTACTTCAGATGGTATCAAAAACAGCGACTGGTCTACTTCACTTATCTTAtatgttttcaaccttaaacTCATGCGTCAACTTCTACATCTATTTTTTAACCGGAAATGGCTTTCGTCGAACTTTGAAATGGATGGTGTTTGGTCAGTCGAACCGAGTAGATATAGGCGCTGATATGAGCTCAACAGTTAGACTATCCGAGACTACGTTATGA